The Magnetococcus marinus MC-1 genome contains the following window.
AAGGTTTTGGCTAAAGGGTGATCCTCTTTGGCCAGCAGCGGCAGCACGGAGGCCTCGACCCAGGATTCGGGATTAAAACCGGAAGATTTGCCTTCAGACATCGGGTTGCGCCTCCGTCACCTACAAGGTGGATTGGTACGATATTTCCTGGGCTATAGGGGTTCTATACACGCAAGCGAGGGTGTCATCCCTTCATGTGATAGAGCCTGCCAATAGGCCAATGGAATAAATTTGTGTTTGGATAGACAATTGAGCTCTATCATAGCGGGGCGGGTTTGAGAAGATAAAAAAAGGGGAGCGCTCTGCGCTCCCCTTTTTTTATCTTCGCCACTATTTGGTGTGGTTGGCTAAAATCGCGGCCATTTGGTCTTTAATCAGCAACTTCTCTTTTTTCATCTTTTCCAAGGTGAAATCATCAATGGGGCCTGTGCTCAGCTCCGAGACTTTTTCGTCCAGTTCATAATGTCTGTCGTGCAAGACTTTAAACTCGCTGTTGGTGGTGATCAACTCGTTTACCGCCTGCAACTGATCTTCAAACATGGGAACCTCCCGGTTGGCAGAGTGTTAGCGACCCACCCGGTGCCGAGGGGGTCGAAACGAAAAAATGCGTATGTTTAGCAGTGCGATGCACAAACGTATGGTGCGGCACCCCAAAACCCTATGCATAGGGTTTGATTTAACAAATAACCCGCCATGCATGCAAGCCCGTGTTGTGTTTGGGTAGACAGGTGACCCCCATAGCAACAATGCGTAGGCTGATGAAAAACCAGTAGGTCGGATGGTCCTATCTGGGCCTGTGCCGTGGGCGATGCCACGCAAAAAGCGCCCCTCGCGACTTTACCCCCGCGACCGTATAGGGCGGTGGGATGGCGGTGGGGTCTTGTTATCTTGCTGTCCATAATGACACTTATAGATGATACCGGGGCGGCGTGAGCCCATCAAGAGATTTTCCCCATAGATGGAGAATAATTACGGTGGGTAGGTGGGTATAAAAGGCATGCTTGGGGGGAATCTGTGCCATGAGGCCCGACAGAATAGAGGGTTATGACGATTATTCGGAGAAGTCAATAAGAGGGTATTCATGAGCGTGTGACACTTGGTTGGAATGGGCAGTAAAAACATCGCTATGGGGATGTTGTAAACCTTTTATCCTAAAATTAGGATAAGCTGATACATTGCATCAAGCTTATGAAAATTATAGAATGATACGGGTCGACTGGGCAAAGATATGGGCGTTGTTCTGGTGGCCCAATAAACAAGGTTGGTGTCTCCCGACCGGTCAAGCCTTGGCCAGCCACACGGCTTAACTCAGGCTGGGAAAACAGCTCGCTGTTCAATGGGGATTAATGGAGAGGGTATATGTCGTCGGTGCGTTCGAGCAAAGATTTCAGTTACCAAAGACTTATGGAGCATCCTCTATTATTTGAAACGCTACTGGGTTGCTCGGTGGAGGTGATGCAGAAGGAGGTTGAAGCGCTGCGCCCTGCGTGGAACCGCAGCATGAAAAATAAAAAGGTCACCGGTCGGCCCCATGCGCTGCCCGATCTGGAGAACCATCTGTTGGCGCTCATGCTCTACTATCGGGCCAGAGTGACCTACTATTTGATCGGCAACTGGCTTGGGGTGAACGAAACCACCGCCTTACGCCGCATTAAATGGATTGAACCGCTGGTCAAACAAAGGGGTAAGTTGATTCGCTATCGTTGCCTTAGCCGCGAACAAGTGCAAGCCATTATTGATGAAATGCGCGGCCAAGCGGGTGAGCCAGCTACGCCAACAGCAGAGCCGTCTCACCATGAGCGGCTTTGAACGCGGGGCTAATCCCCCTCATTCAGACGCTTGGCGCGACGAGGCAGGCTCCAATTGGCTAGTCGCATAACCTGCCAGACCGTCAAGCGTGCCAAAAGAGATGCCCCCCCTTGCAGCTGTTACTCTTGAGCAAATAAGCCACAGCTTTGTTGTTCGCTGTCGTAGCGTATGACCACCTCACCGCGCCGCAACTGCTGCATAACCTGGGCGACCTTGTGGGTCAGTTCAACCTCTTGCTCCCCATATTCGGTACCCTCTAGGGTGACATAGGCTTCAATAATGCCCTGAAGCGCCTCCGGGCTAAGCTGTTGATAGGGGATCTCCATAGCGTGGCGTTAGCCTCCTTGTTTTAACTTGGCAAAAGCGGCTGCCATGGCGTTATCGGGGGGCGCCTGCGGTGGGGCAGTGGGGCGTTTAGTGGGAGCGCCGCCCTTGTGTGGGGTGGCGCTCTGGGCCGTGGCTTGGCTGGCCTCCGCGCCGGGTTGATCCTCTAACCGCATGCTTAGGGCGATGCGCCGTCGATTAAGGTCAATCTCCATCACCTTGACCTGCACCACCGCCCCGGCGCGGGTCACTTGGTGGGGATCTTTGACAAATTGGTTGGACATGGCCGAGATATGCACCAAACCATCCTGATGCACACCAATATCCACAAAGGCCCCAAAATTGGTGACGTTACTCACCACCCCTTCCAGCACCATGCCCGGTTGAAGATCCTTAATATCCTCCACCCCCTCTTGGAAGGTGGCGGTTTTAAAACTAGGGCGGGGGTCGCGCCCCGGCTTTTCCAACTCTTTGAGAATATCCCGAATGGTGGGTTCCCCAAATTGAGTATCCACAAAATCCTTGGGGGTTAACTGCTTGAGCACCTCTGGATGGCCCATGAGCTGGGGCAGGGTGGTGCGGGTCTGCCGTACAATGCGCTCCACCAAAGGGTAGGCCTCGGGGTGTACCGCCGAGCCATCCAAGGGGGTGTCGCCATTTTGGATGCGTAAAAAGCCTGCGGCCAGCTCAAAGGTTTTGGCCCCAAAACGGGGCACCTTGTTAAGTCCTTTACGGTTGGCAAAAGGGCCGTTTTTATCACGAAAGGCCACAATGTTTTGGGCCAGCGTGCTGTTGAGCCCCGAAACCCGCTGGAGCAAGGGGATCGAGGCGGTATTGACATCCACCCCCACACTGTTCACCGCATCTTCCACCACTCCATCCAGGGCTTGATCCAACTGTTTGGGATCCACATCATGCTGATATTGTCCCACGCCAATGGATTTGGGATCAATCTTAACCAACTCCGCCAAGGGATCTTGCAAGCGCCGCGCAATCGAGACCGCACCACGTAAGGAGACATCCATCTCCGGGAGCTCCTGGGAGGCATAGGCCGAGGCCGAATAGACCGAGGCCCCCGCTTCGCTCACCACCACCGCCGTGACTTTTAAATCGGGGTGGCGTCGGTTTAACTCCGCCACCAGTCGGTCGGTCTCGCGGGAGGCGGTGCCATTACCAATGGCAATCAGTGGCACTTTGTACTTTTTAATGAGCAGGCTAAGGGCCTTAATAGACCCCTCCCAGTCATTGCGGGGTTGGTGGGGGTAGATCGTGGCGGTGGTCTGTACCTGACCAGTGGCATCCACCACCGCCACTTTAACCCCGGTGCGCAGACCCGGATCCAACCCCATAACCGGCACCATACCCGCCGGTGCCGAGAGCAGCAAATCCTTGAGATTGGCCGCAAAAACCCGTACCGCCTCTGCCTGAGCCAGCTCCGTCAGGCGTTTCAGCAGGTCGCTATCCAGGCTGGGTTTCAGGCGTTTTTTCCACGCTTCCACCCCACAGCTCTGCCGCCAAAGGTCCGCCGGACGGTTATGATTTTCCAGCTTAAAATGGCGGCAGATCAATAAAGCACCAAAGGGCATGGCCCCCTTTTGCGCCTGGGCATCCTGACGATGGCTTAGACTTAGGCGTAATATGCCCGCCTCTTTGCCCCGTAGCAGGGCCAAAATGCGGTGCGAAGGAAGCCGGTTAACCGGTTGTTCAAACTCAAAATAGTCCGCAAATTTCTCCCCCTCTAGCTCCTTGCCCTTTACCACTTTGGCGTGCAGCAGCCCACTCTCCCATAGACTTTCGCGGGCTTGTCCAACCAGGGAGGCCTCTTCGGTGAATTGCTCAATCAAAATTTGTTGGGCACCCTCCAGAGCAGCCTCTACATCGGTAATGCCCTGTTCAGGGTTAAGGTAGTTGGCCGCCAACCGGGCAGGGTGGTGCTCGGGCTGCTTGAACAGTGTTTCGGCCAGCGGTGCTAAGCCTGCTTCACGGGCAATCTGTGCTTTGGTGCGGCGCTTGGGGCGATAGGGTAGATAGAGATCTTCCAGCACGGTTTTGCTCTCGGCCTCTTGAATGGCGCGCTCCAACTGCGGGGTAAGCTTCTCCTGCTCCTGGATCGACTTTAAGACCACCTCGCGGCGGGCTTCAAGCTCTCGGAGCTGGGTGAGCAGGCCCAACAGATCCCGCAAGTGGATATCACTCAAGCCACCCGTTACCTCTTTGCGGTAGCGGGCAATAAAGGGCACCGTGGCCCCCTCATCCAGTAGGTTGATGGCCGCTACAACCTGATTTTCACGAACATCGAGGCTTAAGGCAATACGTTGAGCAATGCTTTTCATGGTCATCCTAAACGGGAGCAAAAGGGGCGATGCGCTATGATAGACCATTCCCACGGCATGGGCTATGGGTCGCTAGTGGGATGCTTT
Protein-coding sequences here:
- a CDS encoding YdcH family protein, which translates into the protein MFEDQLQAVNELITTNSEFKVLHDRHYELDEKVSELSTGPIDDFTLEKMKKEKLLIKDQMAAILANHTK
- a CDS encoding helix-turn-helix domain-containing protein yields the protein MSSVRSSKDFSYQRLMEHPLLFETLLGCSVEVMQKEVEALRPAWNRSMKNKKVTGRPHALPDLENHLLALMLYYRARVTYYLIGNWLGVNETTALRRIKWIEPLVKQRGKLIRYRCLSREQVQAIIDEMRGQAGEPATPTAEPSHHERL
- a CDS encoding YheU family protein, translated to MEIPYQQLSPEALQGIIEAYVTLEGTEYGEQEVELTHKVAQVMQQLRRGEVVIRYDSEQQSCGLFAQE
- a CDS encoding Tex family protein; the encoded protein is MKSIAQRIALSLDVRENQVVAAINLLDEGATVPFIARYRKEVTGGLSDIHLRDLLGLLTQLRELEARREVVLKSIQEQEKLTPQLERAIQEAESKTVLEDLYLPYRPKRRTKAQIAREAGLAPLAETLFKQPEHHPARLAANYLNPEQGITDVEAALEGAQQILIEQFTEEASLVGQARESLWESGLLHAKVVKGKELEGEKFADYFEFEQPVNRLPSHRILALLRGKEAGILRLSLSHRQDAQAQKGAMPFGALLICRHFKLENHNRPADLWRQSCGVEAWKKRLKPSLDSDLLKRLTELAQAEAVRVFAANLKDLLLSAPAGMVPVMGLDPGLRTGVKVAVVDATGQVQTTATIYPHQPRNDWEGSIKALSLLIKKYKVPLIAIGNGTASRETDRLVAELNRRHPDLKVTAVVVSEAGASVYSASAYASQELPEMDVSLRGAVSIARRLQDPLAELVKIDPKSIGVGQYQHDVDPKQLDQALDGVVEDAVNSVGVDVNTASIPLLQRVSGLNSTLAQNIVAFRDKNGPFANRKGLNKVPRFGAKTFELAAGFLRIQNGDTPLDGSAVHPEAYPLVERIVRQTRTTLPQLMGHPEVLKQLTPKDFVDTQFGEPTIRDILKELEKPGRDPRPSFKTATFQEGVEDIKDLQPGMVLEGVVSNVTNFGAFVDIGVHQDGLVHISAMSNQFVKDPHQVTRAGAVVQVKVMEIDLNRRRIALSMRLEDQPGAEASQATAQSATPHKGGAPTKRPTAPPQAPPDNAMAAAFAKLKQGG